A single window of Fervidicoccus fontis Kam940 DNA harbors:
- a CDS encoding DUF7343 domain-containing protein: MSKGELKEKILELLANFQGESIPQSYIHRSISASKSRVSEILYELEREGLIKRKQIGRSKFIYAYTGIKEKAHEKDEMRMTIGIVYSSEYLFLGYFLKKMNEMKHKVNVKVFSDGLEALDALVHGRIDLAISPFIGQLIFSTIYESYKILPRGMGRGYEILYLDGGNKVHSSKLSTMDYIRSLSIKNGIIDAENTVYYSSPDELLYMAKKEKGYVITWHPLYKKVESMGFKVVKDAGIMENELCCSLAISNIVAESVREKITWMYRESLEAYSKDRSRYLELYSIITGIDIDLIKDAMYVYEPFNGDSMKATEEVLDIISPSVPDKSVYLKSIIR, translated from the coding sequence ATGTCTAAAGGAGAGCTTAAAGAAAAAATACTGGAACTTCTCGCAAACTTTCAAGGGGAATCAATACCCCAATCTTATATTCATAGAAGCATTTCTGCTTCAAAGTCGAGAGTAAGTGAAATCCTATATGAGCTGGAAAGAGAAGGGCTTATAAAAAGGAAGCAGATAGGAAGAAGCAAATTTATCTATGCATATACCGGGATAAAGGAAAAAGCTCATGAAAAAGATGAAATGAGGATGACGATCGGAATAGTTTATTCGAGCGAATACCTCTTCTTGGGATACTTTTTGAAAAAAATGAACGAAATGAAACATAAAGTGAACGTGAAAGTTTTTAGCGATGGCTTAGAAGCTCTAGATGCTTTAGTCCACGGGAGAATAGATCTTGCAATTTCCCCCTTTATTGGTCAGCTCATTTTTTCAACCATTTATGAAAGCTACAAAATTCTCCCTAGAGGTATGGGGAGAGGGTATGAGATTTTATATCTTGATGGGGGGAATAAGGTTCATTCGAGTAAGCTCAGCACTATGGATTACATAAGAAGCTTATCTATCAAAAATGGTATTATTGATGCTGAAAATACCGTATATTATAGCTCTCCTGATGAGCTCCTCTACATGGCCAAAAAAGAAAAAGGTTATGTAATAACTTGGCATCCTTTGTATAAAAAAGTCGAATCGATGGGATTTAAAGTAGTAAAAGATGCGGGAATTATGGAAAATGAGCTGTGTTGCTCCCTAGCAATTTCAAATATTGTTGCTGAAAGTGTGAGAGAAAAAATAACTTGGATGTATAGAGAATCTCTAGAAGCGTATTCGAAGGACAGAAGCAGATATTTAGAATTATATTCCATTATTACGGGAATTGATATTGACCTAATTAAAGATGCAATGTATGTATACGAGCCATTTAATGGGGATTCAATGAAAGCTACAGAAGAAGTACTAGACATTATATCCCCCTCTGTTCCTGACAAATCCGTATATTTAAAATCAATTATTAGATGA
- a CDS encoding sodium:solute symporter family protein, translating into MNVFIIYFLIYAIIGTAIAVASKRVGIKSARDYYIGGRKIGGILAGATYAATTYSAFMMIGLVGMAYSTGVGTLGFELSYLLSTVAILSTVGYEIWRISKERQWISPSQMLGDLYGSIFLSKFIALLYIFAMIPYIAAQIQGLGVIFQIGGMSYESGVVAAAVIVALWIAIAGMWSVATTDLYQAILMLGGGILFLYVVISMILPFGGSLRAIEVLASSGYLGIMPFWSFPVFLSYTLPWIFFAITNPQVISRLFIQRDEKSYKMSVTFFAAFGLLYTLLAVMIGLFARYLAINGIIPSGLGGNYVTPAILSKLSAIAAGFIGISIIAAAISTADGIILSVSSAIFKDLLGLKDKKVELIATIDVVLTVVASILAYLHPAYIVDLSVMTSLLLLPLAPVTIAGIAFKNKLGKFSRASSLASIISGVTIGVYGLYANGAGRIFTSMLCGLPTSLWVLLISCLVIVIGISLDY; encoded by the coding sequence ATGAACGTTTTTATCATCTATTTTTTAATTTATGCTATTATTGGAACAGCAATTGCAGTTGCATCAAAAAGAGTTGGCATAAAGAGCGCGAGAGATTACTATATTGGTGGAAGAAAAATAGGAGGAATTCTAGCTGGTGCTACTTATGCTGCGACCACTTACAGCGCGTTCATGATGATAGGACTTGTAGGAATGGCTTATTCGACAGGAGTGGGGACGCTTGGCTTTGAGCTTTCATATTTGCTTTCTACAGTCGCAATTCTCTCAACAGTCGGATATGAAATATGGAGGATCTCAAAAGAAAGGCAATGGATCTCTCCATCTCAGATGCTAGGAGATCTTTATGGTTCTATCTTTTTATCAAAATTTATTGCTCTTTTATACATTTTTGCTATGATCCCATACATAGCAGCTCAAATTCAGGGGTTGGGCGTAATTTTCCAAATAGGAGGGATGAGCTATGAAAGTGGCGTTGTCGCTGCGGCCGTAATCGTCGCACTTTGGATAGCTATTGCGGGAATGTGGAGTGTGGCAACTACCGATTTGTATCAAGCTATTTTAATGCTCGGAGGTGGAATATTATTTTTATATGTCGTTATTTCGATGATTTTGCCTTTTGGCGGATCTCTAAGGGCGATAGAGGTTCTAGCAAGCAGCGGATATTTAGGTATTATGCCATTTTGGAGCTTTCCCGTTTTTCTTTCTTATACACTACCATGGATCTTCTTTGCTATAACAAATCCTCAAGTCATTTCAAGGCTCTTCATACAGAGAGATGAGAAATCTTACAAAATGAGCGTCACATTCTTCGCTGCCTTTGGACTTCTATATACTTTATTGGCAGTAATGATTGGGCTTTTTGCGAGATATCTAGCAATAAACGGTATAATCCCTTCAGGTTTGGGAGGCAATTATGTTACTCCCGCGATTCTCTCGAAGCTTAGCGCAATAGCAGCTGGTTTCATAGGGATATCTATCATAGCTGCTGCGATTTCTACGGCTGACGGCATTATTCTCTCTGTATCGAGTGCTATCTTCAAAGATCTTCTAGGACTTAAAGATAAAAAAGTTGAGTTGATTGCTACAATCGATGTGGTTTTGACAGTAGTAGCTTCAATTTTAGCTTATCTTCACCCTGCTTATATTGTTGACCTTTCAGTTATGACTTCATTGTTATTATTGCCTTTAGCTCCAGTAACTATAGCTGGAATTGCTTTTAAAAACAAACTGGGAAAGTTTTCAAGAGCTTCCAGTTTAGCTTCTATAATATCGGGAGTGACGATAGGTGTTTATGGTTTGTATGCCAATGGAGCCGGAAGAATATTCACATCGATGCTTTGCGGATTGCCAACATCCCTATGGGTTTTATTGATATCATGCTTAGTCATTGTAATAGGGATATCTTTAGATTATTAA